The uncultured Roseibium sp. DNA segment AGCGGGACAGACCGCTCTGAATGCCAAGAACGGTGTGCAGGCGGAACAGGACTTTTCCGGCGTTATTGCGTTATTGCCGGATGACTATTCTGCGTGGAGCCGTCTCACCTTCGCCCTCTTGATGCAGAAACCCAAGGACTGGCAGGAACGGCGGACCAAACAGGAGAACGCGACGTCGGCGGCGATCAATTCCTACTTGCGCGCCGTGACGCCGGACGAGCGCGCATGGGCGCTCAATCTGCTGGGCACGTCCCTCAGCCGCCGCGACATGTGGAAACCGGCGATCAAATCCCTGCGCGCCGCACTTGCTCTCGACAACAACTCGAGGCTTCAGAAGCGCTATGACGACATGGTGGCTCAGCACGGCTTCCGGATCGTGGATCATCAGGTGGATGCCGACGGCGCCGCGCCGCGCATCTGCGTGATCTTCTCCGACAAGCTGCCGAAGGACGCGGATCTGTCGCCCTATGTGTCGGTCATCGGTGACGGCACCACCACGATCGAAACCGAACAGTCGCAGATCTGCGTTGACGGTGTGCAGCACGGGAGCCGCTATTCGGTGACCCTGCGCTCCGGACTTCCGGCGGCCGATGGCGAAAAGCTGGAGCGTCCTGCGAACCTGACCGTCTACGTGCGCGACCGCTCGCCGACCGTTCATTTCCTCGGTCGGGCCTATGTGCTGCCCGCCGGCGGTGATCCGACCATTCCGATCGTTTCGGTCAACACGTCCGAAGTGGAAACCAAAATCTACCGCATCGGCGACCGGGGCCTTGTCTCGGCGATCCGCGATGAACGCTTTCTGCGCCAGCTCAATTCCTATCGGAGCGACCAGATATCCGAGGAGCAGGGCCAGGAAGTCTGGTCGGGTATTGTCGAGACGGACAACCGCCTGAACGAAGACATCACCACGGCCATCCCGCTCAACGACATCGGCCTGGACATGAAGCCCGGCGTCTATGCCATGACGGCGCGCTCCAAGCTCGACAATCAGAATCGCTGGGGGGACCTCGCGACACAGTGGTTTATCGTCTCCGACCTTGGGCTGACGGCCTATTCCGGCGATGACGGCGTCACCGCCAACATCCGTTCGCTGACCAGCGCCGAGGCGCTGTCAGGCATCAAGGTGCAGCTTGTTGCCGTCAACAATGAGATCCTCGGCACCGCGGTCAGCGACGACCAGGGGTTTGCCCGTTTCGAGGCGGGCCTGACACGGGGCGCCGGCGGCATGGCGCCCGGGCTCCTGGTGGCTGAGACCGGCGACGGCGATTATTCCTTCCTGGATCTGAGGAAGCCGGCCTTCGATCTTTCCGACCGCGGCGTGGAGGGCCGTCCGGCTCCGGGACCGCTCGATGTGTTCGCCTGGACCGACCGGGGGATCTACAAGGCGGGGGAGACGGTTCATGCCCAGGCCATGATCCGGACCGCGAAAGCCGTGGCACAGGATGGCCTGCCACTGACCTTCGTCATCGACCGGCCCGACGGTGTGGAACAATCCCGTCATGTGGTCGAGGACAGCGGGCTCGGCGGTCATCTGCTTGACATCGATCTGAGCCAGACCGCTCAGCAGGGCGTGTGGTCGTGGCGGATCTACGTCGATCCGAAGGGAACGCCGCTTGCCTCCAATACCTTCCTTGTGGAGGACTACCAGCCGGAGCGCGTGGATTTCGAACTGAAGACGACGGCTGAAGCCTTCGATCCCGCCCAACCGACCGAAATCGATTTGAGCGCCCGCTTTCTCTATGGCTCACCGGCCAGTGATCAGGGACTTGAAGGCGATATCATCGTGTCGCCGACCCGCCGCATGGACAAGTATCCCGGCTATCAGTTCGGCCTTGCAGACAGCGAGACCTATCCGCAACGCGATTATATCGAGAGCAACCAGAAGACGGACATGGACGGCAACCTGAGCTTCTATGTCTCTCTGCCCGAGCTGCCGGAAACGACGGCGCTCTACAAGGGAGAGCTCGTTGCACGACTGGTTGAAGCCGGCGGGCGCTATGTGGAAAGGCGGCTGGAGCTGCCGGTCAGGGCCGACAGTGGCCATATCGGCGTCAAGCCTATGTTCGACGGCGGCGTCGATGAAGGCGGCCCTGCGGACTTTTCCGTCATTGCGATCGGTCGGGACGGCAACCTGCAGAATGCCGAAGGGCTTGTGTGGACGCTGTCAAAGATCAATCGCCGTTATCAATGGTATCGCTCGGACGGAAACTGGTCCTACGAACCGATCACCACGACGGAACGTGTGGCGAACGGCAAGCTGGACGTGACCACCGACAAGCCGGCCAGTCTGTCGCTTCCGGTGAATTGGGGGCAGTACCGGCTGGAGGTCGTTTCGGCCGGGGCCGGCGAAATGGCGACCAGTGTGGAATTCTCCGCCGGTTGGTATACGGCGGATGCGACCTCGGAAACCCCGGATTATCTGGACGTGGGGCTCGACAAGAAGAGCTACCGTCCCGGCGACACCGCGATCCTGCGCATGAAGCCGCAATCGGACGGTCTTGCGGTGGTGAATGTGGTTTCCGGCGGTCTGCTTTCCAGTCAGGTGGTAAACGTCACCGCCGGGGAAGCGGAAGTCAGTCTCCGGGTCACCGAAGAGTGGGGGGCCGGCGCCTATGTCACGGCAAGTCTCTATCGGCCGATGGATGTGGCGCAAAAGCGGATGCCCTCGCGCGCGATCGGTCTGAGCTGGCTGCAGATGGAGCCGGGCGACCGGGATCTGGCGGTGACGCTGTCGGCGCCGGACACGATGCGGCCGGGCACCCGTCTTGAGGTGCCGGTGAAGCTCGCCAGCCTGAAGCCTGGAACGGAAGCCTATCTGACGGTCGCGGCCGTCGATCTGGGTATTCTCAACCTGACCGGCTTCAAGACGCCGGAGCCGGAGAAATGGTATTTCGGCCAGCGCAAGCTCGGCACCGAGATCCGCGATCTTTACGGGCAACTGATCGATCGGATGGCGGGGACCCGCGGCAAGGTGCGCTCCGGTGGGGATGCCATGGCCTCACGTCTGCAGGCACCGCCGCCGGACGAGGAGCCGGTCGCGCTCTTCTCCGGACTGGTCAAGGTGGATGACAACGGCGAGGCAACCGTTTCCTTCGATGTGCCGGAATTCAACGGCACTTTGCGACTGATGGCGATTGCCTGGTCGAAGGATGGCGTCGGTCACGGCGAACAGGATGTTGCCGTTCGCTCGCCGGTGGTCGTGACCGCAAGTCTGCCCGGCTTCCTTGCGCCGGGGGACAGCTCGCGGCTGCTTCTGAATATCGACAATGTGGAAGGGGCCGCCGGAGACTATGATCTTCTGGTGTCTGCGGAAGGTCCGGTCGCGCTTGAAGCGGGCGAGGCGGCCCTTCGCCAGGTTTCTCTTGGCGAAAAGGCAAAAGCCCAGGTGATCCTGCCGATCAGGGCCGCGTCCGGTACCGGCAAGGCGCAGGTCTTTGCCACCCTGACTGCGCCGGATGGATCGGAGACGATCAGGCGCGTCGGCATCGATGTGAAGGACACCCAGCCCGACGTGGTCCGCCGGTCGGTCTTCGCCTTAGCCGGTGGCGGCAGCCTGCTGCTCGACGCCAACAGCTTCGAGGGACTGAAGCCGGAGACCGTGAAGATCAATGTGTCGTCCGGCGGGGCGGCGCAGATCGACATTGCCGGTCTGCTCGAAGCGCTTGACCGGTATCCTTACGGCTGTACGGAACAGACGACCAGCCGTGCGTTGCCGCTTCTTTATCTGAATGAGGTGGCTCATGCGGCGGGGCTCGGCGAAAGTGCCGAAATCCGACAGCGGGTCGTGGGTGCGATCCGACGCGTTCTGTCAAACCAGTCCTCCAGCGGGTCTTTCGGCCTGTGGAGCAGCTACGGCAGCAGCGACACCTGGCTCGATGCCTATGTGACCGATTTCCTGACCAGGGCGCGCGAGCAGGGGTATCTGGTTCCGGCGATCGCTTTCGAAAACGCACTGGACAATCTGGAAAACCGGCTGGCCTATGCCTCGGACGTTACCGACGGCGGCATGGATATCGCCTATGCGCTTTATGTTCTGGCCCGCAACGGCCGGGCCTCCATGGGCGACCTGCGCTATTACCTGGACGCAAAGCTTGCTTCCTTCACCACGCCGCTGGCCAAGGCGCAGGTGGCTGCAAGCCTTGCCCTTTACGGAGAGCAGGAAAGGGCGGCCACCGGTTTCAAGGCTGCGGTTGCCGGACTGCAAAGCGATGGCAAGTCCGGTTACCGGTCCGACTACGGGTCGCAGTTGCGCGACGGGGCTGGGGTCCTGACCTATATCGTGGCTTCTTCCGTTGATACCGGAGAGCAGGCGCGGGTCACGGATCTCCTGCGCCGGTATCAGGACGAGACCAACTATTATTCCACTCAGGATATGGCGTGGCTGCTGATGGCGGCGCGGGAACTCAACAAATCGGCTTCTGCGGACAAGATAGCCGTCGACGGTGTTGTCGAGCCGAATCGTCTCGTCTGGCCGTTCGACGGTGAAGCTGTGGGGCAGACACCGGTACGGCTTGAAAACCAGGGAAGCGATGCGACGGATCTGCTGGTTTCCGTGACCGGCCAGCCCCGGGTTCCGGAACCGGCCGGTGGCCGGGACTATGCGATCGAGCGGCAGATCTATGATCTGGACGGCAATCCGGTCGATCCGAATGCGGTTCCGGTGAATACCAGGGTTGCCGTCGTTCTGACTGTTCGGGCGCTCAGCGATGTGCCCGGCCGGCTGATGGTCGTCGACCGGATTCCGGCGGGCCTTGCCATCGACAATCCGAGGCTGGTGCGGTCCGGCGATCTGGGCGGGCTGGATTTCCTCTCGACCATAAATGAGACCGAGCACGCGGCCTTCCATGAAGACCGGTTCGAGGTTGCGGTCGACCAGACCCGCCATGGCGACAAGGAACTCACCTTCGCCTATCTGGCCCGGGCGGTAACACCTGGAACTTACGCTCATCCGCCTGCATCGGTGGAGGATATGTACCGTCCGGCACGCCGGGCCATCACGGACACCTCCTCCTTTACCGTGCTCGGCCCGACCCGCTGATCCTTCAGCGGACCGACAGGCCATGGCCATGCAGGACGGGAGTAAAGGACAATCGCGCTGGCGGCTCCGGTATAAGGCCATAGGTCTTGCCGGCGCCGCAGTCGCATGTCTGGCTGTCGTCAAGGTGGGTGTGGATTACCAGAACCTCCCCGAAATTCCGAAGGCCGCGGACCTGCCATTGTCCGCGGTCGTTCTGGACCGGGACGACCGGTTGCTGCGGGCCTTTACCAGTGAGGATCAGAAGTGGCGGCTTCCGGTTTCGCTTGCCGACATCGATCCGCTCTATGCGAAGATGCTGGTGGCCTATGAAGACAAGCGCTTCTACGACCACCATGGCGTTGATATCGGCGCACTGGTCAGGGCGGCCGGGCAGATGTTTCTGTCCGGCAGGATCGTGTCCGGTGGCTCTACGCTGACGATGCAGGTGGCTCGGCTTCTGGAAGAGCATCCGACCCGGACGATCGGTGCGAAATACGAACAGATCCTGCGTGCCATTCAGATCGAGAACAGCCTGAGCAAGGATCAGATCCTGTCTCTTTATATGTTACGCGCGCCTTTCGGCGGCAATCTGGAAGGCGTGAGGGCGGCAAGCCTTGTCTGGTTCGGCAAGGAGCCGTCGCGTTTAACGCCGGCCGAGGCCGCCCTCCTGGTCGCTCTGCCGCAATCGCCGGAAGCCCGACGGCCGGACCGGTTCGCAGCCCGGGCAGCGGAAGCACGAGATCGTGTTCTGGAGCGCGCGGTCAAAGCGGGCGTCCTTACATCGGATGAGGCTGCTGCAGCACGCCGCGACCGGATCCCGGACCGGCGCCGCGCCATGCCGTTCCTTGCAGCCCATGCCGCCCGCGATGCGGTTCTGGAAGATCCGGACCGATTGATTCATCGGTTGACGGTCAACGCTACCCTCCAGCAAAGCCTTGAAAGCCTGGTTCGAGATCGGGTGCGGGCGCTGGGCCCTCATATTTCGTCAGCCGTTCTCGTTGCCGATCATCAGACGGGCGAGATCCTGGCCTCTGTCGGCTCGCCCGATCTTCTGTCCGAAGCCCGGCAAGGGCACATCGACATGACAAAGGCCGTACGTTCGCCCGGGTCAACGCTCAAGCCCCTGATCTACGGATTGGCGTTTGAGGAAGGCGTCGCCCATCCGGAGAGCTTCATCGAGGACAGGCCCATCGACATCGGCGGTTACCGGCCGACGAACTTCGATCAGGCTTATCAGGGCACGGTCACGGTTCGCGAAGCCCTGCAGCTTTCCCTGAACACGCCGGCGGTGCAATTGTTGGAGGCGGTCGGTCCGGCTCGCCTGATCTCGCGTCTCAAGCGGGCGGGGGCGGAGCCGGTTCTCGGTGGCGACAAGGCGCCGGGCCTCGCCATCGGTCTCGGCGGATTGGGGCTGACACTGACAGACCTGACCAGGCTTTATGCGGCTCTGGCCCGGCAAGGGCAGCCGGTTTCACTGGTGTTGAACCGGGACCTGCCGCGACAACCGGTTGGCTCTTCGAAGGTTCTTGAGCAGATCGCCGCCTGGCATGTCGCCGATATTCTTTCCGGTTTGCCTCAGTCCCAGTCTGCCGGAACTTCGGCTATCGCCTACAAGACCGGGACGGCCTACGGCTATCGGGACTGCTGGGCCGTCGGGTTCGACGGCCGGCATGTGGTTGCCGTCTGGGTCGGAAGGGCAGATGCAAGCCCGGTTCCCGGAATGACCGGTGCGAAAGCAGCCGTTCCGATCCTGTTCGAAGCCTTTCAGCGGTTGGGCAAGGATCGGGTGCCCTTGCCGGCGGAACCTGACGGGGTTCTGAGTCGACCGACAGCAGAACTGCCGGTCGCCCTTCGGCGCGCTCGCGTAGCCGGCCGGGATGGGTTGAGCCGGAAAGGCACGCCGTTCCGGATCGCCTATCCGCCCGGGGGCGCGGTCGTTGACCTCGGCCTGAAGACAGGAATGGGCGCCCAGCCGCTGGTCGTAAAGCTTGAAGGCGGCAAGCGGCCCTATACCTGGCTTGTGAACGACAAGCCCGTGGACGTGTCCTCGTACCGGCGGCAATTGGTGTTCACGCCGACGGAGGAAGGATTCGCCCAGGTGGCCGTGATCGATTCCGAAGGACATGTGGCCCGCGTCGACCTCACCCTGAAATGACACGCGCCTTCAGGCGGGCCGTTCCGTGATTCTCAAGGCGCAAGCCTGACGCTGGTTTGACGAGGGAGAATCTCTGTCGGAATCGCTCGAATCTCTGTGGCCGAGCGCTTTTCAATTGTCGAATCCCGGACTGAGTCAGAGTCGGAAAGAGAAGATCTGGGGCCGATTCAGCAAGAGTCGCGGTTTGTAAAACACGTGCTAAGGCCCCGAAATCGGTGCTATTTCTTACCGTATCCTTACTTTTGACCCGGATTTTGTGACATTCGAGCAACACGGGTTTTGAAAGGAACCCAGAACCGGCTTCAGACCGGTATTCGGTGTTGAACGAAGAACCGGGATGCGTATGGTCACAACTGCGAGCGGCTTTCGGGTCGCCCTGTTTTGCTCACTTCGGAAGTCCAACCTCCGGTCGGGGCAAAGACAGAGATTTTCGCGGGGAAAATGACTTTACAGCGACGGCCAAGGCCAAGTGAAGTCATCGCTAACATGACTGATTGGAGGTCAATTATGAACTTTAAGAGCCTTCTGCTCGGCGCTGCTGCAGTTGCATCTGCAACCGGCGTTCAGGCTGCCGATCTTCCGGTTGCACCGGAGCCGGTTGACTACGTCCGCATCTGTGACGCTTACGGCGCACGTTTCTACTACATCCCGGGCACCGAAACCTGCCTGCGCGTTGGCGGCCGTGTTCGTGCCGACTACCGGATCCACGACTTCGCTTCCAACGGCCCGAACGCTTGGGACAACAACGAAGACATCTCTTCGAACTTCCGTGCTCGTGCATACGTTCGTATGGATGCTCGCACCCAGACCGAATACGGTCTCCTGAAGACCTACTTCGACCTGTGGTTCACGTCTGACGTGACCACCTTCAACTCCACCGGTGTTGAAATCTGGGACGCATACGTCCAGCTCGGTGGCTTCACCTTCGGTCGTACCGGCTCCTTCTCTGATCACTGGACTGGTGAAAACTGGGGTTCCCAGATCGGTCAGGGCCTTGATGATCGCGCAACCGTTCTTGCTTACACCGCTGCCTTCGGTAACGGCCTGTCCGCTACGATTGCTCTTGAAGATGGCCTGACCCGTCGCGAAGCTCTCGTTGCCAACGGTACTACCGTCGATCTTTATGGCGGTCACCGGATCCCGAACTTCGTTGCAAACCTGCTGGTTAGCCAGGGTTGGGGTTCTGCACAGCTGTCTGGTGTCCTGACCCAGGTTCTCGCTGGAACCGTCGGTGGTGTTGCTATCACCGACTCGCCGCTCGGTTGGGCAATCAATGCTGACGTTGCTTTGAACCTGCCGATGCTCGGCGCTGGCGATACTCTCGGTATCCGTGCTGGTTATTCCGACGGTGCTGTGGGCTACGTCAACCAGCACCTGACGGTCGATGCCGTTGCTACCGCGGTTAACAACGTCAACACCGCAACCGGCTGGGGTGTTGCTGCTGGTATCACTCACAACTGGACGCCGACGGTTTCCACGTCTCTGACGGGTACCTACGCTTCTCAGGATGCATTCGGCCGCAACTACGATGCTGACATGTGGTCCGTCCACGGCCAGGTTGCTTGGGCTCCGGTCGCCGGTTTCGTAACCGGTGTTGAAGTCGAATACCTGAACCGCGACTACTCCGGTACGCTGATCAGAGACGACGACGACC contains these protein-coding regions:
- the pbpC gene encoding penicillin-binding protein 1C, producing MAMQDGSKGQSRWRLRYKAIGLAGAAVACLAVVKVGVDYQNLPEIPKAADLPLSAVVLDRDDRLLRAFTSEDQKWRLPVSLADIDPLYAKMLVAYEDKRFYDHHGVDIGALVRAAGQMFLSGRIVSGGSTLTMQVARLLEEHPTRTIGAKYEQILRAIQIENSLSKDQILSLYMLRAPFGGNLEGVRAASLVWFGKEPSRLTPAEAALLVALPQSPEARRPDRFAARAAEARDRVLERAVKAGVLTSDEAAAARRDRIPDRRRAMPFLAAHAARDAVLEDPDRLIHRLTVNATLQQSLESLVRDRVRALGPHISSAVLVADHQTGEILASVGSPDLLSEARQGHIDMTKAVRSPGSTLKPLIYGLAFEEGVAHPESFIEDRPIDIGGYRPTNFDQAYQGTVTVREALQLSLNTPAVQLLEAVGPARLISRLKRAGAEPVLGGDKAPGLAIGLGGLGLTLTDLTRLYAALARQGQPVSLVLNRDLPRQPVGSSKVLEQIAAWHVADILSGLPQSQSAGTSAIAYKTGTAYGYRDCWAVGFDGRHVVAVWVGRADASPVPGMTGAKAAVPILFEAFQRLGKDRVPLPAEPDGVLSRPTAELPVALRRARVAGRDGLSRKGTPFRIAYPPGGAVVDLGLKTGMGAQPLVVKLEGGKRPYTWLVNDKPVDVSSYRRQLVFTPTEEGFAQVAVIDSEGHVARVDLTLK
- a CDS encoding porin — translated: MNFKSLLLGAAAVASATGVQAADLPVAPEPVDYVRICDAYGARFYYIPGTETCLRVGGRVRADYRIHDFASNGPNAWDNNEDISSNFRARAYVRMDARTQTEYGLLKTYFDLWFTSDVTTFNSTGVEIWDAYVQLGGFTFGRTGSFSDHWTGENWGSQIGQGLDDRATVLAYTAAFGNGLSATIALEDGLTRREALVANGTTVDLYGGHRIPNFVANLLVSQGWGSAQLSGVLTQVLAGTVGGVAITDSPLGWAINADVALNLPMLGAGDTLGIRAGYSDGAVGYVNQHLTVDAVATAVNNVNTATGWGVAAGITHNWTPTVSTSLTGTYASQDAFGRNYDADMWSVHGQVAWAPVAGFVTGVEVEYLNRDYSGTLIRDDDDLTATFRVQRTF
- a CDS encoding alpha-2-macroglobulin family protein, with the translated sequence MALSDVLLRGAKRFSGARGSLFGLAVVGLGLALSGSAYAQDRRIVTIEDADFFGSDYRTVKDVDLDGCKAVCLSDNQCRAFTFNTSAGWCFLKSDFGQLQSFRGAIAGRVVEVAQPRQTAEADRKAELSFIDKDLIEGAATYSKRIEQDAKPRGQTAENLRQAGQTALNAKNGVQAEQDFSGVIALLPDDYSAWSRLTFALLMQKPKDWQERRTKQENATSAAINSYLRAVTPDERAWALNLLGTSLSRRDMWKPAIKSLRAALALDNNSRLQKRYDDMVAQHGFRIVDHQVDADGAAPRICVIFSDKLPKDADLSPYVSVIGDGTTTIETEQSQICVDGVQHGSRYSVTLRSGLPAADGEKLERPANLTVYVRDRSPTVHFLGRAYVLPAGGDPTIPIVSVNTSEVETKIYRIGDRGLVSAIRDERFLRQLNSYRSDQISEEQGQEVWSGIVETDNRLNEDITTAIPLNDIGLDMKPGVYAMTARSKLDNQNRWGDLATQWFIVSDLGLTAYSGDDGVTANIRSLTSAEALSGIKVQLVAVNNEILGTAVSDDQGFARFEAGLTRGAGGMAPGLLVAETGDGDYSFLDLRKPAFDLSDRGVEGRPAPGPLDVFAWTDRGIYKAGETVHAQAMIRTAKAVAQDGLPLTFVIDRPDGVEQSRHVVEDSGLGGHLLDIDLSQTAQQGVWSWRIYVDPKGTPLASNTFLVEDYQPERVDFELKTTAEAFDPAQPTEIDLSARFLYGSPASDQGLEGDIIVSPTRRMDKYPGYQFGLADSETYPQRDYIESNQKTDMDGNLSFYVSLPELPETTALYKGELVARLVEAGGRYVERRLELPVRADSGHIGVKPMFDGGVDEGGPADFSVIAIGRDGNLQNAEGLVWTLSKINRRYQWYRSDGNWSYEPITTTERVANGKLDVTTDKPASLSLPVNWGQYRLEVVSAGAGEMATSVEFSAGWYTADATSETPDYLDVGLDKKSYRPGDTAILRMKPQSDGLAVVNVVSGGLLSSQVVNVTAGEAEVSLRVTEEWGAGAYVTASLYRPMDVAQKRMPSRAIGLSWLQMEPGDRDLAVTLSAPDTMRPGTRLEVPVKLASLKPGTEAYLTVAAVDLGILNLTGFKTPEPEKWYFGQRKLGTEIRDLYGQLIDRMAGTRGKVRSGGDAMASRLQAPPPDEEPVALFSGLVKVDDNGEATVSFDVPEFNGTLRLMAIAWSKDGVGHGEQDVAVRSPVVVTASLPGFLAPGDSSRLLLNIDNVEGAAGDYDLLVSAEGPVALEAGEAALRQVSLGEKAKAQVILPIRAASGTGKAQVFATLTAPDGSETIRRVGIDVKDTQPDVVRRSVFALAGGGSLLLDANSFEGLKPETVKINVSSGGAAQIDIAGLLEALDRYPYGCTEQTTSRALPLLYLNEVAHAAGLGESAEIRQRVVGAIRRVLSNQSSSGSFGLWSSYGSSDTWLDAYVTDFLTRAREQGYLVPAIAFENALDNLENRLAYASDVTDGGMDIAYALYVLARNGRASMGDLRYYLDAKLASFTTPLAKAQVAASLALYGEQERAATGFKAAVAGLQSDGKSGYRSDYGSQLRDGAGVLTYIVASSVDTGEQARVTDLLRRYQDETNYYSTQDMAWLLMAARELNKSASADKIAVDGVVEPNRLVWPFDGEAVGQTPVRLENQGSDATDLLVSVTGQPRVPEPAGGRDYAIERQIYDLDGNPVDPNAVPVNTRVAVVLTVRALSDVPGRLMVVDRIPAGLAIDNPRLVRSGDLGGLDFLSTINETEHAAFHEDRFEVAVDQTRHGDKELTFAYLARAVTPGTYAHPPASVEDMYRPARRAITDTSSFTVLGPTR